The nucleotide sequence gggcttttccagcccctggAGCCTTCCCAGGGCTTTTCCCAGCGCTGGGATAAAACCCTGACCTTCTGCCCGTCCCTTTCAGGAAATGCAGGTGCTGAAAGGCATCGAGAGGCTCCATGGAGTGCAAGGGGATGAGCAGCAGGAGACTCCAgagcttttgcttttcctttgtcctttcccctttcccttccttttttctttcccctttttttccttttcctttcctccttacccctctccccctttccttttcttgtttcttttttctccttcttctccttttcctttccttcttttctccttttctgtttccctttccccctttctcattttccccctttccttttcttgtttctcttttctccccctcctccttcttttccttttcttctttctcccttttctatTCTCCTTTCCCCCGttctcattttccccttttcctttcctttttaacaccccaatcccattcctGGCTCACATGGGGAAGTGGGAAGCCACCCACAGGCCCCACAAGTTGCCCAAATCCCCCAggttctgtcttttttttccatgtgctgGCTcgtaagaggaaaaaaaaaaaaaaaaaaaagaacccaaaccaCAAAGAATTTTCCTTTGAAGCTGCTGGAATTTTCCACCCTCTGGCATTGTCACAGACTGTGGGCACCTGAGCTCAACCCCCTGCACCAtcaaaaagaggggaaaaaaggcaaaaagatggaaaacagagagaaaaagagaaataccaGCCCCTGGGGGCCACGGCTCGGGTGGCTTTTGCCTCCACCTGGGGAATCCCTCTGGGCCGGTGATTCCCAGCGCTGGGAAGGCCCTTCCAGAGGTACAAAACGTTgatttttggttggttttggacATTTTGAAGGTTTGGCCTCAGCACAAATGAGGGGTTTGGCAGGTTTGTGCCTTTCTGAGCTCCCAAAGCCTTTTCTATCCCCGTTTTGCCCCCGCCTGTCCCAGCCTGACCCTTCCGGGCCCTTTGCACTGTGGGGCTGTGCtccgggaaccccaaaacgcTGCACTAACCCGGAATGCCCGGGTCCCCGGTGCTGGTGCCAGCCTTTTCCTGGAATTCACTGATCCACCAGCATTCCTGTGAAATAAGCTGCAGGAAGGACTTTTTTATAGgttgtgacaaaaaaaaaaagaaaatccagggaGTGGGGGGAGTGGGGTTGGGGCACGGATGGGTGGGAATcacaaattcccatttttgggctgtttttcctttctttttccttaggGAAGGCAGATCCCGAACCGCCAGCTCCGGGAAGCACCAAAATGTTTGTTTATCCTTCATTTTTCCAGCGGAGCCATCCCGTCTCCACTCAAGCTTTCCTTTATTATTCTTTGGGGCACCTCTTCTTTGtgcttttcccctcattttttctgttctttttgctcccagcctggctccgtTGGGCAGCTGGGAGCGGACACGGATCCAATTCCAGCCGTTCCTGCTGTAAATatccaaaaatcccattttgcaGGGCTGAACCCCCGTGTCAAGCCAATAGaatggtgcttttctttttttttttttaggaattccGTGTTTTAGGAGATCTTTGCTGTGTCCATGGATATTTCTGTCTTGTTTGATTGttaggaaataaattatttcgTTACGAAAGAGCCGGAATCGCTgcgggaggggaggggagggggctgcaggtggcagaaggacacgggggtggcacgggggggacaaggacagggcagCCAGGGTGGGAGGGTGGCACGGGGGGGCACACGGGGTGACAGAGGGACGTGGGGGTGACAGAGGGGCGCGGGCACCTGGGACCCAGCCCGGTGCCACACCTGGGGCAGGTGCCCCACCCGTGGGGCCACACCTGCCCTGAGGGCCCTCGAGTGACAAGTGGGGTCACGGTGGTGACAGGGAGGGACCTGCCGGGAAGGGGAGCggggggggacaggggcacaggCAGGGGGTGGCACAAGGCTGGGGGATGGGCAGGAcatggggggattggggaccatgggggacatgggggtggggGGACGTGGGGTGTGAGCagaagggcagggaggggacacgggggacatgAGGGACatgaggggatgggggggacacgggggactTGGGGGACTTGAGGGACTTGGGGGACATGAGAAACATGGGGGAcgtgggggacacgggggacacgggggacgtgggggacacgggggacttgggggacatgggggacttgagggacatgggggacatgggggacttgggggacatgggggacacagGAACAAGGGAGGACATGGGGGTTTGAAgctgtggggacattggggatttgggggggacaTGAAGGaacaggggagcagagggggctggggggactggagggtggcaggagggacatggggggaaCAGTGGGGTGTGGGACTGTGGTGGCACAAAGGGAATGTGGGGGTGCAGGGACGTggtggggggacatggggggctgAGTGGGACAGGGGGACCCCGGTGTGAGCCCCGGTGGGAACACGGGGACAGCAGTGGGGACTCggtggggacatggagacaTCACCAGGGatcctgctggggacagggggccGGGATGGGGACCCCAGCCAGGACGTGGCACACCTGTCCCCACGGGTGTGGCACACCTGTCCCCGCGGGTGTGGCACACCTGTCCCCGAGACTGGCACGGTCCCAGCGCCACATCCCGCCCGCGGGGCTTTAAGAGGCCGCGGGCTCGGCCCGGCCAGCgccgtccccgtgtcccctgccATGGCCCTGCCACTGCCGCTGCTCCTCGCCCTGCTCGGGACCGCCGCAGGTAGGACAGCCCCggagctgggggtgcccccAAAGCTGGGCACCCCCAAAGCCGGGCACCCCCAGAGCCGGGGGCCCCCCTCAAGGACCCTGTGCTGAAGTGATGGGGGCACAGACGCCTGACACGGGGGGAAGGGGGCCCTTGGGTGGGGGTCTGGAGCCCTGGGACCCCTCTTGGGGTATGGGGGTGTCACTGGGGGGGGTCCCTTCCACCCGGGTCCCCCATGAGGGCAggagtggggtttgggggcgcTGTGTGGGTGGGGGGGGTCACAGTGCTGGGACCCCCGGGATGGGGTATTGGAGTGGGAGGATTCATTGAGGGGGTCCCCCAAGAGGGTTGGTGTTGGGGGGGTGACTGGAGGGGGGTGTATTTGGGGGGCCCTGAATTGCCAGGTCCCCCTGGCTGGGTGCTGACAGTGGCCACAGGTTTGGGGGCGCCgggggggggctgtggggtgccCCCCTCTGCCTGGTGCCAGGACTGGGTGACGGCGCTGCGCTGCGGGGCCCTGGggcgctgcccccacctcagCCAGGGACCCTCCGACACGGTGAGAGAtgcccccctgtcccctgtccccccctaATGTCCCTCCACccttccctctgtccctgtgacCCCAGAACTCCAGAggggtcccagtgccaccaccagAGTCCCACCCCGACACGTCCCCATGCGTCCCCCTcggtccccatgtccccattccCCCGTGTcccacctcccaccatccctgtgccacatccccGTGTCCTCACGCTCCCCACGTCCCTGTCCTCCTCTGCTGCCATGTCCCactcccctctgtcccctctgtccccgtgtccccatgtccccgctgtcccctccagcAGGACGCCTGCACCGTGTGCCAGGAGGTCATACACCACCTCAGACAAATCTACAACCAGTCGGCCTCGGAGGTGTCCCTGGAGGTGGGTGACAGGTGCCACTGGGGGCGGGGGACAGGTGCCACTGGGTGTCACGGTGGGTGCCAGCAAGTGCCACACGGGGAGGTGCCACCAGGAGTGCCACGGGGGCTGATGAGGTGGTGGCTGCCACTGTGGGTGTCACTGCGGGTGTCACGGTGGTGGGTGTCACTGTGGTGGGTGTCACTGTGGGTGTCACTGTGGTGGGTGTCACTGTGGTGGGTGTCACTGTGGGTGTCACTGCGGGTGTCACAGTGGGTGTCACTGTGGTGGGTGTCATTGTGGTGGGTGTCATTGTGGGTGTCACTGTGGGTGTCACTGcgggtgtcactgtcactgtgggTGTTGTGGTGCGTGTCACTGTGACTGTGGGTGTTGCAGTGGGTGTCACTGTGGGTGTTAAAGTGTTACTGTGGGTGTTGCAGTGGGTGTCACTGCGGGTGtctctgtcactgtccctgtcactgtccctgtcactgtcgGTGCCCGGCGCAGGAGGTGCTAGAGCGGATGTTGGGGCTGGTGTGCCCGTATCTCCGTTATGAGGAGAACTCATGCAAGAAACTGGCTCAGTTGTTTGCCCATGACCTCCTCTGGGACATCGCGCACCTCGTGAGTGGCAGCGGGGCACACgccagggctctggggacactgggggacactctggggacactgggggacactgggcacagcagggcatcCAGGGCCACCCCGGGGCCTGGGGGACACGCGGCTCACGCTGTGCCACCCGCAGAACTCCTGGGACGTCTGTGTGAAGCTGAAGCTGTGTCCTCCAgatcccagggctgtgccagccgTGCCCGTCCTTGAGGCGCCCGGCAGCCCCCGGCAGgtacggggacacggggacacggggacagtggGGCTGGGCGGCCGTGGGCCCGGGGGGGCCCTGGCACCGGGGGGGCACAGCCACGCAGTGtctcctgtcccactgcagtgtcccagccccactgcagtgtcccacagtgtcccctgtcccactgcagtGTCCCCTGTCCTGCAGGGCTCGGCGCTGGCCCCGAAGGCGCTGTCCCTGCCGGTGTCACTGCCGGTGCCGCTGCcgctgtgctggctgtgccgCTCGCTGGTGGCTCGGGCCGAGGCCGCCGTCCCCGTGGGCTCGGTGGCCGCGGCGGtggccgggctgtgccgggcgctgccgctgccggTGGCCGGGGCCTGCCAGTGCCTGGCCGAGCGCTACGCGGCCCTGGCGCTCGAGGGGCTGCTGGGCCGCCTGAGCCCCCGCCTGCTGTGCCGCCTGTTCCTGGCCTGCCGCAGCGGGGACAGCaacggggacatcggggacaaCGAGCACCCGGGCACGCTGCCGCCGCCCTGGGTGCTGGAGGCCATCGTGGTGCGGCTGGCAGACTGTGTCAGCGAGGAGGTGAGGGAGCACACGGGGGATGGTCCCCAGGAGGTGACAGGGCACCCCAGGGTCACACAGCCATGAGGGGACACGTCCCGGAGTGTCACAGACCCGAGGACACATCCCTGAGAGCGGCGGTCCCCAGGGGCCATGCCAGGGACACAAATGCGGGTGCAGCCCCCAGGAGACACAATCCTGGGTGTCACAGTCCTTGGGGACACACCCTGGGTGTCACAGCCCTTGGGGACACAATCCTGGGTGTCACAGTCATTGGGGACACACCAAGGCCCCCAGTAAGGCCACCCTCCCTCCAGAGGACAGTGCCACAGTGCAcaaggcacagccctgggcagggggcttGGGGAGTCCCAGGGGTGCTCCCACCCTCGGGGGGCCCCTCACACCTGTGtcccccccccaggaccccaaagGCATCGGTGTCCCtgcgctgtccctgtccctgggcccctgtgccctgggccCCATCTTCTGGTGCTCAGGCCCGGAGGCCGCCCGGCGCTGCCAGGTgagtggggacacgggggacacgggggacagggGGGGCTGccaccccctgcacccccagctgACCCCCGGGCCCCTtgcaggccctgcagcactgccaggagcaCGGCTGGCTGTAGGGgggcaccaggaccccccagctTTCCCCAATAAAGCTTGGAAGCAGATCTGCCTCAGCGTTTTGGGGTTCCGGGGCCTGAGGGGGGCTGGGAGGCGGCACGGGAGCAGCAGAAACcacaaacacccccaaacccaaagAAGAGAAGAAGTGAAAATGAGTTACAAAAATAGTGGGTGGCATTTACTGGGACACACACACCTCCAGGGGGgactgggggtgtccccaggtgggCTACGGGTGTCCCTGAGAGTCTCTGGGTGTCCACGGGGGAGCTTGGGATGCTTCTAAAGGGGTCTCAGGGTACCCTAGGGGGCTGGGAATACCCCTAGGGGGCTTGGGATACCCCCGAGGGGGAGCTGGAGTGTCCCCAAGGGGGTTTCtggatgtccccaagggtcTCATGCACCTTGTTGGTTCGTCTCATCCTCCTCACGTCGCTTCCAGatctgcaggagagcaggagggggTTGGGGGGGCACAGGAGGTGTTTGGGGGTGTCAAGGGACGTTCTGGAGGTGCCCCCCGTCCCCCCTCACCTGGATGTAGGCCTCGGACAGGGTGATCATCTGGGGCAGGATGTCGGTCACCTGCAGGTCCTGCAGCTCGTACCacttccctgtgccctgccaggacccGGGAGGGGTCGGGGTGACTCGGGGGGTCCCCGTGgtccccccgagccccccggggaggggacactcACGTGGTGCAGGACGTGGATGCGGTAGGAGCCCTCCGAGGGCTTCCCGTCGTGCACGATGTTGGCGATGAGGTCGTAGGTGGTGTGGGAGTGGGCGGCCTGCACCTCCTCCGACAGGTATTCCCGCAGGTCCACGTTCCTGGGGACCCACAGCGCCCTCAGACACCCCCATGGGGCTTCCAGgtccctcctgcactgctgcaatccccccagctgcccacaACACCCCCTCAGATATCCACATCCTCCTCCCAGATGTTACCAACTCCCCGACGCCCCCAGGAATGCCCCCCAGGTGCCTTCAAACCCTTTTTGATGCCCAAAAACCACTCAGAGCCCACCTGGATGGCCACAAAGCCCCCCACAGACAACCACATACTACCCTAGACACCTTCAAATCCCTGGACACTTCTACTCCCCTGGCCCAGGCGCTTCCAAAGTGCCTCTAGATGTTTCCAGTGCTTCACAGACATTAACAACCCGCTCCAGATGCCTTCAAACCCCCCCAGATACCCCCAATCTCCTCTCAACCCTCTCCAcgagccccccagcccctccccacggCTCACGTGATGGGGAAGTTGACGATGGTGGGGTTCTTCTCCACGAAGAAGTTGTTCTTGGTGAAGCGCTTGATGCAGAAGATGAGGTAGGGGGGCAGGCGCGTCAGCTGGAAGCGCTTCAGGAAGTTCTCCTTGTAGGTCTTGTACTCCTTCTCGGTGCTGCCGTTGAACTTGGCCAGGATGCTGAAcaggggcacctgggggatgaTGAGCTGCTCCTTCTCGTCCTTGTAGAGCGGCGCCGTGGGCAGGTCCAGGGTCAGGTACAGGAACGTGGACTCCACCATGCGCTCCTGGTACTCGctgttctgcagcagctgcgCCTTCTCCTCCGCGGGCTGGGGGCAGCCCGTGACACCGTGGGGCAGCCCGTGAGCCCCGTGGGGCACACGAGTCCCGTGGGGCACGCCAGCCCCGTGGGGCACACGAGTCCCACTGGATGCACCACACCCCAACCAGACCCGACACCCCACTGGATCCATCAGCCCCACTGGACCCTAAAACCCCTCTGCTGTACCCAAAGACCCCCCCCATAAAACCCCACCACCCCCCATCCCTCATCTGACCCCATCACACTCATCTGACCCAGACTCCCTGTCAGAACCCCACCACCCCCCATCTGACACCTACACCACTTTTCCTGACCCTGCCATTCCCCCAGTTCCCCGACTGCCCCCCCAGATCCCGCTGGACACTGGTACCCCACACTgcaccccagcaccccccacTGCCCACCCCACGGGACCCCAACACGCCCCATCCCCCAGTCCCACCAGGTCAGGGTGCGGCAGCTTCTTGGTGAAGATGCGCATGGAGCCCTGGAACACGTCGGTGACAATGGCTGGGGGGACAAGGGGGGCTCAGTGGGGGGACAGAGATCCCCGAGAGCCCCCCCAGAACCTCCCCCCACTcactcttcttcttcctcttggTGCCGCCCAGCGCCGCGTGCAGCGCGTTCAGGAACCAGGACAGGAACTCCACCCCAtcccctgcaggagcagagctggagctgagcctgGGTCCTGCTGTGCCCCCCGAAACTagagccccagagcagccctgcacccccagagcagccctgcacccccagagcagccctgcaccccaaacccagagcccccagagcagccctgcacccccagaccagccctgcaccccaaacccagagcccccagagcagccctgcacccccagaccagccctgcacccccagacccagccctgcacccccagagcagccctgcaccccaaacccagagcccccagagcagccctgcacccccagaccagccctgcaccccaaacccagagcccccagagcagccctgcacccccagagcagccctgcacccccagaccagccctgcacccccagacccagccctgcacccccagagcagccctgcacccccagacccagccctgcacccccagagcagccctgcaccccaaacccagagcccccagagcagccctgcaccCCCAGACCAGCCCTGCACCCCGAACCCAGAGTCCCCAgacccagccctgcacccccagagcagccctgcaccccaaacccagagcccccagacccagctcctcccctccaacccagctctgcccccagccctgtccccccagAAGCCCACCCTGCTTGGTGATCTGGAAGTTCTTCTTGCTGCAGAGCACCACGGCCTGCAGCATCTCGTGGGGCGACACGTGTGCCTTGAAGTTGCGGGGGTTCCAGAGCTTCCTCATCAGCTCCCCGAAGCGCTGCACCAGCAGGAACATGATGTCCCCGGGCGGGCGCTGGATGCCACGGTAGTTCTCCTCCTCCAGGAAGTAATTCCTCAGGGGAGGCACGTTGGACAGGGCCTGGGGACGGAGCAGGGGGGTTCAGCCCGGGACCCCCacggggggatctggggggctctggggcagaCCCTGCACTGCCATGGAGGGGGATCTCCACAAGGCCCCACGGGTGAGGAAGTCTGGACAGGATCCAGAGGTGGGGATGATCGAccacagaggggtttggggaggtttaTGGGGGGTTTTCTCCCCAAAAGGCCAGCTGCACCCCCCAGGTGTAACACCTGTAGAAGAGAAGGTGGGATCCACCCTCAGGACCCCAGCATGGGGTTTGAGGAGAATTTCAGAGGGGATTCTGCCCAAAATGAAGGGAACATGCTGTGGGAAAAGAGGTGGGACTCGTCCcagagagcacagagcaggattTAGGGAGGGTTTCAGCCCAGAATGAAGCCTGCACACCCTCACAGTGTACAGAGACAAGGTGTAATTTCTGCCTGTCAGACCCACAGTGATGTTCTGGGGGGTTTCACCCCTAAAGGCAGCCTCAACCCAGGTGTCACCTGGAGCACAGCGTTGGCGTAGTCGTTGGCCTTGATGTTGTTGAGCCCCACGATGCCAGGCAGGTACGTGGTGCCATCGTAGGCCCGGGACAGCTTGGCCTGTTTGTCCAGGTGGGCGATGTGCTGGGCTGTGAAGGTGGGCTTGAGCACGTACTGTGGGGGGAGAGAGCCCTCAGAGCTGGGGGAGATCCCAACCTGAACCCCTCAGAGCTGGGGGGGACCCCAACCTGAACCCCTCAGAGCTGGGGGAGATCCCAACCTGAACCCCTCAGAGCTGGGGGACCCCAACCTGAACCCCTCAGAGCTGGGGGAGATCCCAAGCTGAACCCCTCAGAACTAGGGCAgatcccaaccccaaccccTCAATCTGGAACAGATCCCAACCCAAACTCTCCGGATCTGGGGCAgatcccaaccccaaccccTCGATCCTGGGGGTCCCaaggcagccccagggagccccggggacCCCCGGTGCCCCCGCACCGTGATGTCCTCGAGGGAGGAGTCGATGATCTCGTAGTTGTCGGGCAGGCAGTAGAACTTGAGCGTGTGCAGGTTGAGGAACACGTGGTGGCTCAGCTGCACGCTGTGGATGTAGGCGTGCGACTTCAGCCCGCGGCCTGTGGGGGACAGGGGCACCAGGGGTGGCACCGAGCGCTGTGCCAGAGGCAGGGGGCACAGAGAGGCTCCCCCGGGCACGTACGGGGGGCTGTGCCCACTGGAGGGTCCCTGAGCTCCCCAGCAGCCGCCCTGGGTGCCCCCATGGTGTCCCTCCCCTCTTTGTACCCCTTGGCAGCAGCCTGTCCCTGGctgttccctgtccctgggtgtccccagcaaCACCCCAGACCCCTTGTGCCCCACCCcagtccctgggtgtccccctCACCACCACCCCTATCCCCAAGTGTCCTTCCCAGCAGCACGGGGGTGTCCCCCATCACTCCTGGCTGTCCCTCGAGTGTCCCCCATCACTCCTGGCTGTCCCTCGAGTGTCCCCCATCactcctggctgtccctgctgtccccaggccccagcaGGTCTCACCCTGGAAGTACTTCCCGCAGACGAGGCAGGCGTAGACGTTGATGTGGGACAGGGAGATGGAGCAGAGCTTCTCAAAGTCGAAGTCCAGGACACTCCTGGGGGGCAGAGCGGTGTcacggggctggggggcagctgggggacccccaggggcaggggcagcccaaAGAGCCCCGTCACCCACTTGTTGATGGTGTCCAGGTAGGGGCAGTGCCGGCTGCGCTGGTCCTCGGGGTCGAAGCGCCCGTAGCGCACTGGGGGGGGCAGGGTGTGAAAAGGGGGGCACAAGGACCCCAAAAGCATGAGGAtgacccccccagccccctctgcGACACCTCCAGGGCTGAGCCTCCAAACcctgcccagagctgagctCAGGACCCCAGGACCAGTCCTGGTGACCCCCCGGtcccagaaccccccaaacaccccactcccaccccagaaaccccaaacaccccacTCCCACCCCAGACCCCCTCACAAACACCCCACTcccaccccagaccccccaaacaccccactCCCACCCCAGACCCCCTCACAAACACCCCACTCCCACCCCAGACCCCCTCACAAACACCCCACTcccaccccagacccccccaaataccccactcccaccccagaacccccaaacaccccactcccaccccagaaccccccaaacaccccactCCCACCTCACAAACACCCCACTCCCACCCCAGaaacccccaaacaccccaCTCCCACCCCAGAACCCCCTCACAAACaccctcaatgtcccctcacaccccaatgtcccctcacaccctcagtgtcccctcacccccggtgtcccctcacaccctcagtgtccccccagccccggtgtcccctcacactcccggtgtccccccagcccctcggTCCCACCCGCTCCTCCCGGTGCCCACCGGCGGGTTCGGGCTCAGGGTCCGAATCTCCATCGGGCTCCCGCTCCCTCTTCACCCGCACGGGCGCGGCGCTGCCGGAGCCCCCCCAGacgccgctgccgctgccggtgccggtgccggtgccggtggcCGTGCCCGGTTCCCGCTTGACGCGCGCCAGATCCACCGGCAGCGcctccgccgcctcccgccgcgcGCGCTCCCGCTCCGCGtcccgccggccccgcggccgctCGGCGTCGGCGTCGCGGCGGCTGCGGGAGGCGCCGCGGGGTTCCCGGGGCTcgcggggctcccggggctcccggggctcccgggggtCGCGGGGGTCGCggtcccgccgcccccggcTCGACATGGCGGCGGTTCGGCCGCTGTGCGCATGCGCGGCGCGGATGAGGGGGGGCTCAAACCGCCCGCCTCACCCCGCGCATGCGCGGCCGCCGCTGCGGGGAGGAGGCGCTACCGCGCCTGCGCGCGCGCGCCGGGCCCGCGGGGCTCTTAAAGGCGCCGCGTCCCGGTCCCGACCGCGGCCGCCGGTACCGGGAatggaggcggcggcggcggcggcggcaccgggctGGCGCTGCCGGCCTGGGGGGCGGCTGGACATGAGTCACGGCTTCGTGCGGCACATCCGCCGCAACCAGCTCGCCAGGTACCGGCATCCCCCCCGGGAGCGGCGTGCGGCGGGGACACCGGGCCGGTTTGGCGGTCCCGGGTCCCCGCAGGCGGTAACCGCGCTGTGCCGCCGGTGCGCAGGGACGCGTACGAGCGCGCGGTGCGGCAGGCGCGGGGCCGAGCGCGGCCGCGGCTGATCccgggcccggcgcggccccggcggccCGACCAGCCGGTGTACCGGCCCCAGCGCGGCGGCGGTGAGCGGGCACCGGGGcgcgggggcaccgggggcgcgggggcaccgggggcgcgggggcaccgggggcgtGGGGGCACCGGGGGCGCGGGGGCACCGGGGCGGGGGGGCACCGGGGACAAGGGGGGCACCGGGGCGGGGGAGCCGAGCTCCCGAGGGACGGCGGTGCGGGGAGCCGGGGATGGGGGGGAAGGGGCGACAGCCCCGGTGACACCGGGGgtgcggggacaccgggggtgcggggacaccgggggtgcggggacaccgggggaccGAGGGTGGCGGACACCCGGGGATTGGGGGGACACCTGCGATGGGGATATCCATGAATTTGGGACACccggggtggggatggggccaCCCAcggtggggacacccggggactgggggggacaccgggggactTGGGGGACacccgggatggggacacgggggattGGGGGGACACCCGGGGATGGGAACACCGGGGACTGGGGAGACACCCGGGGACTTGGGGGGCacccgggatggggacacgggggattggggggacaccggggactggggggacaccggggatggggacCGCCGgggtggggacaccggggattGGGGGGCACCCGGGGACTGGGGGGCacccgggatggggacacctggggtggggatggggacaccggggcgCTGTCCGGTGGCCCCGGTGGCCCCGGTGGCCCCGGTGTCTGAGGTGCGGGTGCCGCAGGCGGGCCCGGGGCCGATGCCAGCGCGGGGCCCCTCTCGGAGGGCGGCGGGGCTCCCCCGGAACCGGCCCGGGGCCCGCGGCTCTTCTGCCTCGAGTACGAGGGGGACGACGGGCGGGTCACGGCCGTGATCGTGCACCAGGTGCCAACCGGGGGCGGTACCGTGGGGCAGGGGGGTCCGGGGGGCAGGGGGGTCCGTGGGGCAGGGGGTTCcgttggggggctctgaggacATCGGGGGTACCCctgaggggtccctggggacagTAGGGCTGCCGTGGGTGGGATCGGGGCACAGTGGGGTGCCCGGGGGGGCACAGTGGGGTGCCCGGGGGGACACAATGGGGTACCCGGGGGGGCACAGTGGGGTACCCGGGGGGGCACAGTGGGGTACCCGGGGGGGCACAGTGGGGTACCCAGGGGTTTGTGTCACAGTGAGGTACCCGGGGGGGGCACAGTGGGGTACCTGGGGGGGCACAATGGGGTACCCGGGGGGTTCAGGG is from Taeniopygia guttata chromosome 22, bTaeGut7.mat, whole genome shotgun sequence and encodes:
- the SFTPB gene encoding pulmonary surfactant-associated protein B, translated to METSPGILLGTGGRDGDPSQDVAHLSPRVWHTCPRGCGTPVPETGTVPAPHPARGALRGRGLGPASAVPVSPAMALPLPLLLALLGTAAGPPGWVLTVATGLGAPGGGCGVPPSAWCQDWVTALRCGALGRCPHLSQGPSDTDACTVCQEVIHHLRQIYNQSASEVSLEEVLERMLGLVCPYLRYEENSCKKLAQLFAHDLLWDIAHLNSWDVCVKLKLCPPDPRAVPAVPVLEAPGSPRQVRGHGDTGTGSALAPKALSLPVSLPVPLPLCWLCRSLVARAEAAVPVGSVAAAVAGLCRALPLPVAGACQCLAERYAALALEGLLGRLSPRLLCRLFLACRSGDSNGDIGDNEHPGTLPPPWVLEAIVVRLADCVSEEDPKGIGVPALSLSLGPCALGPIFWCSGPEAARRCQALQHCQEHGWL
- the USP39 gene encoding ubiquitin carboxyl-terminal hydrolase 39; translated protein: MSSRGRRDRDPRDPREPREPREPREPREPRGASRSRRDADAERPRGRRDAERERARREAAEALPVDLARVKREPGTATGTGTGTGSGSGVWGGSGSAAPVRVKREREPDGDSDPEPEPAVRYGRFDPEDQRSRHCPYLDTINKSVLDFDFEKLCSISLSHINVYACLVCGKYFQGRGLKSHAYIHSVQLSHHVFLNLHTLKFYCLPDNYEIIDSSLEDITYVLKPTFTAQHIAHLDKQAKLSRAYDGTTYLPGIVGLNNIKANDYANAVLQALSNVPPLRNYFLEEENYRGIQRPPGDIMFLLVQRFGELMRKLWNPRNFKAHVSPHEMLQAVVLCSKKNFQITKQGDGVEFLSWFLNALHAALGGTKRKKKTIVTDVFQGSMRIFTKKLPHPDLPAEEKAQLLQNSEYQERMVESTFLYLTLDLPTAPLYKDEKEQLIIPQVPLFSILAKFNGSTEKEYKTYKENFLKRFQLTRLPPYLIFCIKRFTKNNFFVEKNPTIVNFPITNVDLREYLSEEVQAAHSHTTYDLIANIVHDGKPSEGSYRIHVLHHGTGKWYELQDLQVTDILPQMITLSEAYIQIWKRREEDETNQQGA
- the C22H2orf68 gene encoding UPF0561 protein C2orf68 homolog isoform X2, giving the protein MAAVRPLCACAARMRGGSNRPPHPAHARPPLRGGGATAPARARRARGALKGAASRSRPRPPVPGMEAAAAAAAPGWRCRPGGRLDMSHGFVRHIRRNQLARDAYERAVRQARGRARPRLIPGPARPRRPDQPVYRPQRGGGGQRRGGDPPGVRPEPAGAPPAPGPVPACAGRAQQAPGHRVTPPQPRVTPPPRDRRRAPSLVSIKVLRGSAVCAARGN
- the C22H2orf68 gene encoding UPF0561 protein C2orf68 homolog isoform X1 translates to MAAVRPLCACAARMRGGSNRPPHPAHARPPLRGGGATAPARARRARGALKGAASRSRPRPPVPGMEAAAAAAAPGWRCRPGGRLDMSHGFVRHIRRNQLARDAYERAVRQARGRARPRLIPGPARPRRPDQPVYRPQRGGGGPGADASAGPLSEGGGAPPEPARGPRLFCLEYEGDDGRVTAVIVHQGDSAEEVTRRVCARSPLEPPLRRALCQRVQDELSKRRGTG
- the C22H2orf68 gene encoding UPF0561 protein C2orf68 homolog isoform X3, whose product is MAAVRPLCACAARMRGGSNRPPHPAHARPPLRGGGATAPARARRARGALKGAASRSRPRPPVPGMEAAAAAAAPGWRCRPGGRLDMSHGFVRHIRRNQLARDAYERAVRQARGRARPRLIPGPARPRRPDQPVYRPQRGGGGPGADASAGPLSEGGGAPPEPARGPRLFCLEYEGDDGRVTAVIVHQPHG